In the Pseudoalteromonas ulvae UL12 genome, one interval contains:
- a CDS encoding LysE family translocator gives MAYLDEFILIALAHFFAVASPGPDFAIILKQSISYGRRNALFASVGVGLGILVHVTYCLLGVALVISQSETLFNWLKYLAAAYLAFMAFQALQSTANKSLDEQSAQVLKAESVRRSFVKGFLTNALNPKATLFFLSLFTLVINPTTPTAVQISYGVYMAIATWVWFSGLSLVLSKHAVRHFFLRSGHWFDRAIGVVLLVLAIRVVWS, from the coding sequence ATGGCGTATCTTGATGAGTTCATTTTAATTGCGCTGGCGCACTTTTTTGCAGTTGCCAGCCCTGGGCCTGATTTTGCGATTATTTTAAAACAAAGCATCAGCTATGGCCGACGCAATGCATTATTTGCCAGTGTAGGTGTTGGGCTGGGGATTTTAGTGCATGTTACTTATTGCTTGTTAGGTGTGGCTCTGGTGATTTCACAATCAGAAACGCTATTTAATTGGCTCAAATACCTGGCAGCGGCTTATTTGGCTTTTATGGCATTTCAAGCACTGCAGTCAACAGCAAATAAGTCTTTAGATGAACAAAGCGCACAGGTATTAAAGGCTGAATCTGTGAGGCGCTCTTTTGTGAAGGGCTTTTTAACCAATGCCCTGAATCCAAAAGCGACGCTTTTTTTCTTGTCGCTGTTTACTTTAGTGATTAATCCCACCACACCGACTGCCGTACAGATCAGTTATGGTGTTTATATGGCCATTGCCACGTGGGTATGGTTTTCGGGGTTGTCGCTGGTATTAAGTAAGCATGCCGTTCGCCACTTTTTTTTGCGCAGTGGCCATTGGTTTGATCGCGCAATTGGCGTGGTTCTTTTAGTGTTAGCAATAAGGGTTGTGTGGTCATGA
- a CDS encoding serine hydrolase encodes MKRCFLAAAIGLGLLSFNSTAEVDADKLSAVIEKSMARFNVPGMAVAVVQNDQVVLAKGFGVAHLDTKKAVTAQTLFGIASNTKAFTSAALAMLIEQGKLSWDDRVIDHIPEFRLADPYVTREMRIRDLLSHRSGLGLGEGDLLIWPDTDKTVKEILAGLQHLQPDSSFRSQYAYNNLMFVTAGEVVARVSGQSWQDFIEQKILAPLAMHDSKAGFSRIPKSNGNWATGHIPMEGQLTPFFVNYLEDFRGAGAIASSVADMSKWLRLQLNEGKLPSGEALFSEKSQQEMWHLHITSKASKRAFDAYRQQFRGYGLGWSIEDYHGYKKMAHGGGILGMVSQVTLLPEKELGIVVLSNQQAFSALSAITHEVLEDALGLEDKDWVEELAIKHFEGKEKAYAQSQLAAVKNKQAALPNAIYANAYQDAWYGDINITDEKGNLRIDFTHTARLKGTLEHYNGNTFIARWDEKLLEADAFVEFQLNADNSVKSVTMRAVSPAITDFSFDFHNLHLKVKSK; translated from the coding sequence ATGAAACGATGTTTCTTAGCTGCGGCTATTGGCTTAGGGTTACTGTCTTTTAATAGTACCGCAGAGGTTGATGCAGACAAACTCTCAGCAGTCATCGAAAAGTCAATGGCGCGTTTTAATGTGCCAGGTATGGCGGTCGCTGTGGTGCAAAATGATCAGGTTGTGTTGGCTAAAGGTTTTGGCGTGGCGCACCTTGATACGAAAAAAGCGGTCACAGCACAGACTTTATTTGGAATCGCCTCTAATACTAAAGCTTTTACAAGTGCTGCATTGGCTATGTTAATTGAGCAAGGTAAGCTGAGCTGGGATGACCGCGTTATTGATCATATTCCAGAGTTTCGACTCGCCGACCCATATGTAACCCGTGAAATGCGCATTCGTGATTTATTAAGTCATCGCAGTGGCTTAGGGTTGGGAGAAGGTGATTTACTTATTTGGCCAGATACCGACAAAACAGTTAAAGAGATTTTAGCGGGTTTACAGCATTTACAGCCTGATTCCAGCTTTCGTAGTCAGTATGCCTATAACAACTTAATGTTTGTGACTGCCGGTGAAGTGGTTGCACGTGTGTCGGGTCAATCTTGGCAAGATTTTATTGAGCAAAAGATACTTGCGCCTTTAGCCATGCATGATTCAAAGGCGGGCTTTTCACGTATTCCAAAAAGTAATGGCAATTGGGCAACAGGGCACATTCCGATGGAAGGTCAGTTAACTCCTTTTTTTGTTAATTACCTTGAAGATTTCCGTGGTGCAGGGGCGATAGCATCGAGCGTGGCCGACATGAGTAAGTGGTTACGTCTACAACTTAATGAAGGTAAATTACCAAGCGGTGAAGCTTTATTTAGTGAAAAGTCACAGCAAGAAATGTGGCATTTGCATATTACCAGTAAAGCATCGAAAAGAGCGTTTGATGCATATCGTCAACAGTTTAGAGGCTATGGGCTTGGCTGGAGCATAGAAGATTATCATGGCTATAAAAAAATGGCCCATGGAGGAGGGATCTTAGGCATGGTCTCGCAAGTTACGTTATTACCAGAAAAAGAGCTTGGAATAGTTGTCTTATCAAATCAGCAGGCATTTAGTGCTTTATCTGCGATTACTCATGAAGTTCTTGAGGATGCATTAGGACTTGAAGATAAAGACTGGGTTGAAGAGCTGGCCATCAAACATTTTGAAGGTAAAGAAAAAGCGTATGCTCAATCTCAGTTGGCAGCAGTAAAAAATAAACAAGCCGCTTTGCCGAATGCAATCTACGCGAATGCTTATCAAGATGCTTGGTATGGCGATATAAATATTACTGATGAAAAAGGTAATTTAAGAATTGATTTTACCCATACCGCACGCTTAAAAGGCACATTAGAGCATTACAATGGTAATACTTTTATTGCACGTTGGGATGAAAAGTTATTAGAAGCTGATGCCTTTGTGGAATTTCAACTCAATGCAGATAACTCGGTAAAAAGCGTGACAATGCGGGCTGTCTCACCAGCCATTACTGACTTTAGTTTTGATTTTCATAACTTACACTTGAAAGTGAAATCGAAATAA
- the coaBC gene encoding bifunctional phosphopantothenoylcysteine decarboxylase/phosphopantothenate--cysteine ligase CoaBC translates to MSHKKILLAITGGIAAYKCAELVRRLKDHQHDVKVVMTQSAHAFITPLTLQAVSGNPVSDSLLDPSAEAAMGHIEFAKWADLILVAPATANTIAKMASGLADDLLSTLLLATPSPVAIAPAMNQQMWAHSATQANLLTLKQRGISIWGPASGEQACGDIGSGRMLEPNELVELCNQALSNEEKQPLILAGKTVTITAGPTREALDPVRFISNHSSGKMGYALANAALQLGAKVNLISGPVSIQPPSNAKLFHVESALEMHQSALKLATESDIFIGCAAVADYRSADLQTQKIKKQGDEMTLTLVKNPDIIADVAGLSHSRPFTVGFAAETQNVADYARKKLINKKLDMICANDVSNQAIGFNSDHNALTVFWSNGQQDLGLHSKEALSLSIMNLISSRLKG, encoded by the coding sequence ATGAGCCATAAAAAAATTCTTCTTGCCATCACCGGTGGCATTGCTGCATACAAATGTGCAGAGTTAGTGCGTCGTTTAAAAGACCACCAGCATGATGTGAAAGTGGTCATGACCCAATCTGCCCATGCATTTATCACCCCTCTGACTCTGCAAGCAGTATCGGGTAACCCTGTTTCTGATTCATTACTCGACCCAAGCGCAGAAGCCGCTATGGGACATATTGAATTTGCAAAATGGGCCGATCTGATTTTAGTGGCACCCGCCACAGCTAACACCATCGCTAAAATGGCCTCAGGCCTTGCTGATGACTTACTTAGCACCTTGTTACTGGCCACTCCCAGCCCTGTTGCAATTGCTCCCGCAATGAATCAGCAAATGTGGGCTCATAGTGCAACACAAGCAAATTTACTTACTCTCAAGCAACGAGGCATTTCTATCTGGGGGCCTGCCAGTGGTGAGCAAGCGTGTGGTGATATCGGCTCAGGAAGAATGCTCGAACCCAATGAGTTAGTTGAGTTATGCAATCAAGCCCTATCAAATGAAGAGAAACAACCGCTTATTCTCGCAGGAAAAACAGTAACGATCACAGCAGGCCCTACCCGAGAAGCACTTGATCCGGTGCGTTTTATTAGTAACCACAGTTCCGGAAAAATGGGCTATGCGCTCGCCAATGCCGCACTGCAACTCGGAGCAAAAGTTAATTTAATCTCAGGTCCTGTTAGCATTCAGCCGCCATCAAACGCAAAGTTATTTCACGTAGAAAGTGCGCTAGAAATGCATCAATCAGCACTTAAGTTAGCGACAGAATCTGATATTTTTATCGGCTGTGCTGCTGTGGCAGATTACCGTTCGGCGGATCTGCAGACACAAAAAATTAAAAAACAAGGGGACGAAATGACCCTGACACTTGTCAAAAACCCCGACATCATTGCAGATGTGGCAGGGTTAAGTCATTCACGCCCATTTACGGTAGGTTTTGCTGCTGAAACTCAAAACGTTGCAGACTATGCTCGTAAAAAACTAATCAATAAAAAGCTTGATATGATTTGTGCAAACGATGTGTCAAATCAAGCCATCGGCTTCAATTCCGATCATAATGCCTTAACAGTGTTCTGGTCTAATGGTCAGCAAGACCTTGGCTTGCATAGTAAAGAAGCACTTTCATTATCGATCATGAATCTGATTTCAAGCCGATTGAAAGGTTAG
- the rpmB gene encoding 50S ribosomal protein L28: MSKVCQVTGKRPVVGNNRSHARNATKRRFLPNLQTHRFWVESENRFVKLRLTTKGMRIIDKKGIDAVLTEIRARGEKI, from the coding sequence ATGTCTAAAGTATGTCAAGTTACAGGTAAGCGTCCAGTGGTTGGTAACAACCGTTCACACGCACGAAATGCAACTAAACGTCGTTTCCTACCTAACCTACAAACTCACCGTTTTTGGGTTGAAAGTGAAAACCGTTTTGTAAAACTACGTCTTACTACTAAAGGTATGCGTATTATTGATAAAAAAGGCATCGATGCGGTTCTTACCGAAATCCGTGCTCGTGGCGAAAAAATTTAA
- the slmA gene encoding nucleoid occlusion factor SlmA, which yields MPATKRSNRKEQILQALAQMLETSPGQRITTAKLAAEVGVSEAALYRHFPSKARMFEGLIEFIEDTLLSRINIILDNEKDTQGRIYNIVLLLLSFAEKNPGITRILTGDALQGEQERLRERIQSLFEKLETQLKQVLRERKLREGKTFSIDEAHLANLMLAFVEGKMNQFVRSDFKAKPSSQFDSQWSMLSLAWH from the coding sequence ATGCCTGCAACAAAGCGTAGCAACCGGAAAGAGCAGATCCTTCAAGCATTAGCACAAATGCTTGAAACTAGCCCTGGACAGCGGATCACCACGGCTAAACTCGCCGCTGAAGTCGGCGTTTCAGAAGCCGCTCTTTATCGTCACTTTCCTAGTAAAGCACGGATGTTTGAAGGATTAATTGAATTCATCGAAGATACCCTGCTATCGCGAATTAACATTATTTTAGATAATGAAAAAGATACACAAGGCCGCATTTACAACATCGTATTATTGCTTTTAAGCTTTGCTGAAAAAAATCCAGGCATTACACGCATTTTAACTGGTGATGCGTTACAAGGTGAGCAAGAACGTTTACGCGAGCGCATTCAAAGCTTATTCGAAAAGCTAGAAACCCAACTGAAGCAAGTTCTAAGAGAACGAAAATTACGTGAAGGCAAAACGTTTAGTATTGATGAAGCGCATTTAGCAAATTTAATGCTCGCGTTTGTCGAAGGTAAAATGAACCAGTTTGTCCGCTCAGACTTTAAAGCCAAACCGAGTAGTCAATTTGACAGCCAGTGGTCCATGCTTTCTCTGGCGTGGCACTAA
- the rpmG gene encoding 50S ribosomal protein L33 — MRDKIRLVSTAGTGYFYTTDKNKRNMPEKMEIKKFDPKIRKHVVFKEAKIK, encoded by the coding sequence ATGCGTGATAAAATCCGTTTAGTTTCTACTGCTGGTACTGGTTATTTCTACACTACCGACAAAAACAAGCGCAACATGCCGGAAAAAATGGAAATCAAAAAGTTTGATCCAAAAATCCGTAAGCACGTTGTTTTCAAAGAAGCTAAAATCAAGTAA
- a CDS encoding bacterioferritin-associated ferredoxin, which translates to MYVCICHAVTDKKINQAVNEGVQTMRELRSCLGVGSQCGKCICHAQQVLQEAHQVKISFGLQREVA; encoded by the coding sequence ATGTACGTTTGTATTTGCCATGCGGTCACAGACAAAAAAATTAACCAAGCTGTTAATGAAGGTGTTCAGACAATGCGTGAATTACGCAGTTGTTTGGGGGTCGGAAGTCAGTGCGGTAAATGTATATGTCATGCCCAGCAGGTGTTGCAAGAGGCGCATCAAGTTAAAATTAGTTTCGGATTACAAAGAGAAGTGGCTTAA
- a CDS encoding CreA family protein, with protein MKLLTCGALLFSLVGCSDDAGKVSLGLFTTKDVVIKAKTDPKLPGITCHISHIEADLDFADPSDMSIACRQTGPITAEQMANIDFSKDGEVVFKESKSILFKSLKVRRIYDSPSRTLMYLSYSTKESSGSHHHALSTVPLYNTQAWQWAQAHQINQ; from the coding sequence ATGAAATTACTGACGTGCGGCGCATTGCTGTTTTCACTGGTGGGGTGTTCTGATGATGCGGGCAAAGTGAGTTTAGGGTTATTTACTACCAAAGATGTGGTCATTAAAGCTAAAACAGATCCTAAGTTGCCCGGTATTACTTGCCACATTAGTCATATTGAAGCGGATTTAGATTTTGCCGATCCTTCAGATATGTCGATTGCATGTCGCCAAACAGGCCCAATTACAGCTGAACAAATGGCAAACATCGATTTTTCTAAAGACGGAGAGGTCGTGTTCAAAGAATCGAAAAGTATTTTGTTTAAAAGCCTAAAAGTACGTCGTATATATGATTCACCGAGCCGGACGCTGATGTATTTGTCGTATTCAACTAAAGAATCCAGTGGTAGCCATCACCATGCGCTATCGACAGTGCCTTTGTACAACACTCAAGCGTGGCAATGGGCTCAAGCGCATCAAATTAATCAATAA
- a CDS encoding gamma-glutamylcyclotransferase family protein has product MKTYYNLAYGSNMSTKRLFARLPNATHIGVATVTGYQLAYHKLGVDESGKCDAFYTGDPQDILYGVLYALNEDEKAILDEIEGARYSQAQIKATHNGQTFEAYCYVANMLDDSILPYDWYLQHVIAGAIEAELPKEYIDKIKQQAVKVDPDKTRAAREFAIHQK; this is encoded by the coding sequence ATGAAAACATATTATAACTTGGCATATGGTTCAAATATGTCTACCAAGCGTTTATTTGCTCGCCTGCCTAATGCCACTCATATTGGAGTTGCCACGGTAACAGGTTACCAATTGGCTTATCATAAATTAGGTGTAGATGAATCAGGTAAATGTGATGCATTTTATACCGGCGATCCGCAAGATATTCTCTATGGTGTATTGTATGCTCTCAACGAAGATGAAAAAGCAATCCTAGATGAAATTGAGGGAGCGCGTTATTCTCAAGCTCAAATTAAGGCCACACATAACGGTCAAACTTTTGAAGCGTATTGTTATGTGGCCAACATGCTCGATGACTCAATTTTACCTTATGATTGGTATTTGCAGCATGTTATTGCGGGAGCAATTGAGGCTGAGCTACCCAAAGAGTACATTGACAAAATTAAGCAGCAAGCTGTGAAAGTCGACCCTGATAAAACGCGTGCAGCTCGAGAATTTGCAATCCATCAAAAATAA
- a CDS encoding S9 family peptidase encodes MKSMVSLITAAVITSLSAPALAQKALSFTDVFDFKKSKHLTLSENGEFAALSATPYRGDPTGHLYQLSNNTLIAQIPNGTKPQFSKNGLWVGFTVKPDLLTTETASAKEKKKLKNQLVLINTQTQQQLRFDDVADFTLNDNGQWLAFRQDSPKDEKQTNQDDNKDTPVLSIDEEQTAAAQIKPDKKDKSFALKLVNLSTQTTHTVDSVFSYAFSPRNNGILVSQVSKNGDTNQIAYFELDEHLTQHALMTEPGIVATQIKWHPTTNHVAFYAGNYVNDDLRRRQHLLYLWQQETNQLTTIEQTENWFSGKTASLEWSEHGERLYFENRPNLAQKQPEKEYKTAEDLRDFDTIRAQKGLKVWHHKDEQIKTREQIQWDKENKNRHYQAVYHLNGQKVVQLSSPSLEDLSLHTEKEYLLAASSTPYLNKVMFDGFYADYYAIDTKNGQQRAIVKQSRTRPTLAPNGQFAAYFQDGDIQLKQLAKQSASNLTQNIDATFADDQHDYPTPVPGYGFAGWSADSSQVLAYGKYDIWAFDVKTQQGQRLTQGYKSNTLYRVINLDNNQVGFNPEQTLVLSAHNLNTKETAIATLNLQDKTLKTVLSGKKRFDVIKKAKSADTLLFTQQTYHQFPDLWQTDLTFNSSKKLTDLNPQQAQFAWGKTPELVQYKGFDGEDLQGVLIKPAGYKKGDKVPVVIYFYRYMSQRMYDFPAMELNHRPNFPMFTSNGYAVFLPDIRFELGHPGKSSTQTMINAAQKLIDIGVAHPDKIGLQGHSWAGYQSAFMITQTDMFKAVVSGAPVSNMTSAYSGIRLKSGLARQFQYETGQSRIGKSLFEGLDLYIENSPVFFADKVNTPILMMFGDKDDAVPWHEGVQYYLALRRAQKDVIFLQYEGEPHHLKQFPNQVDFSIRMMEYFDHHLKGKPAPTWMQQGEAYTPE; translated from the coding sequence ATGAAAAGCATGGTTTCCCTTATTACCGCTGCGGTCATAACTAGTCTCAGCGCACCAGCATTGGCCCAAAAAGCCCTCAGCTTCACCGATGTGTTTGATTTTAAAAAAAGCAAACACCTGACCTTAAGTGAGAACGGTGAGTTTGCCGCATTAAGCGCCACTCCATACCGCGGTGATCCGACTGGACACTTGTACCAACTGAGTAATAATACCCTCATCGCCCAAATCCCAAATGGCACCAAACCACAATTTAGTAAAAATGGCCTTTGGGTTGGATTTACTGTCAAACCCGATTTATTAACAACTGAAACCGCTAGCGCAAAAGAAAAAAAGAAACTAAAGAATCAGCTAGTGCTCATCAACACCCAAACTCAGCAACAACTTCGTTTTGATGATGTGGCAGATTTCACACTCAATGATAACGGGCAATGGTTGGCTTTTCGTCAAGACTCCCCTAAAGACGAAAAACAAACTAATCAAGATGATAACAAAGATACACCAGTCCTGAGCATCGACGAAGAACAAACAGCTGCAGCCCAAATAAAGCCCGATAAAAAAGATAAATCATTTGCACTCAAACTCGTTAATTTGAGCACTCAAACAACACATACTGTCGACTCAGTGTTTAGTTATGCATTCTCGCCAAGAAACAACGGCATCTTAGTGAGTCAAGTCAGCAAAAATGGTGATACTAACCAAATTGCCTACTTTGAATTAGATGAGCACCTAACGCAACATGCCCTAATGACGGAGCCAGGCATAGTCGCAACACAAATTAAGTGGCACCCAACAACTAACCACGTCGCTTTTTATGCTGGAAACTATGTCAATGATGATCTGCGTCGTCGCCAGCATTTGTTATATCTATGGCAACAAGAGACAAACCAACTCACTACAATTGAACAAACTGAAAACTGGTTCAGCGGAAAAACAGCTTCATTAGAATGGTCAGAACACGGCGAACGCCTCTATTTTGAAAATCGCCCAAATTTAGCTCAAAAACAACCCGAAAAAGAGTATAAAACAGCCGAAGACTTACGTGATTTTGACACAATCCGGGCACAAAAAGGCCTCAAGGTTTGGCATCATAAAGATGAGCAAATAAAAACTCGCGAACAAATTCAGTGGGATAAAGAAAACAAAAACCGCCACTACCAAGCGGTCTATCACCTTAATGGCCAAAAGGTCGTGCAACTCAGCTCTCCATCACTTGAAGACTTAAGCTTACACACCGAAAAAGAGTATTTGCTTGCTGCGAGTAGTACACCGTACTTAAACAAAGTGATGTTTGATGGCTTTTATGCCGATTATTACGCTATTGATACTAAAAATGGCCAACAACGCGCGATTGTAAAACAAAGTAGAACACGCCCTACTTTGGCGCCAAATGGTCAGTTTGCTGCGTACTTTCAGGATGGCGATATACAACTCAAACAGTTGGCCAAGCAATCTGCCAGCAACTTAACGCAAAATATCGACGCAACGTTTGCAGATGATCAGCATGACTACCCAACTCCAGTGCCTGGCTATGGTTTTGCTGGTTGGTCAGCAGATAGCAGCCAAGTACTTGCCTATGGTAAATATGATATTTGGGCCTTTGATGTCAAGACTCAGCAAGGTCAGCGCCTCACCCAAGGGTATAAAAGCAATACTCTTTACCGTGTCATCAACTTAGATAATAACCAAGTCGGCTTTAACCCTGAGCAAACCTTAGTACTGAGTGCACATAACCTCAATACCAAAGAAACAGCTATCGCGACTCTGAATTTACAAGACAAAACACTTAAAACGGTTCTGAGCGGCAAAAAACGTTTTGATGTAATCAAAAAAGCAAAGTCAGCTGATACGCTCTTATTTACCCAACAAACTTATCATCAATTTCCAGATTTATGGCAAACAGATCTGACTTTTAATAGTTCGAAGAAGCTCACCGATCTCAACCCACAACAAGCACAGTTTGCTTGGGGGAAAACCCCTGAGCTCGTACAGTACAAAGGCTTTGATGGTGAGGACTTGCAAGGCGTACTGATTAAACCTGCAGGTTATAAAAAAGGCGACAAAGTGCCTGTGGTGATTTACTTCTACCGTTACATGAGCCAACGTATGTATGACTTTCCAGCAATGGAGCTCAATCACCGCCCTAACTTCCCGATGTTTACCTCTAATGGCTATGCGGTCTTCTTACCCGATATTCGCTTTGAACTAGGCCACCCTGGTAAATCATCGACCCAAACTATGATCAATGCCGCACAAAAGTTAATTGATATCGGCGTCGCTCATCCTGATAAAATTGGCTTGCAAGGTCATTCATGGGCGGGATATCAAAGTGCCTTTATGATCACCCAAACAGATATGTTTAAAGCCGTTGTGTCAGGGGCACCAGTATCGAATATGACCAGTGCCTATAGCGGTATTCGTTTGAAATCTGGTTTAGCAAGACAATTCCAGTATGAAACAGGGCAAAGCAGGATCGGTAAAAGCTTATTTGAAGGCCTCGATTTATACATTGAAAACTCACCGGTCTTTTTTGCTGATAAGGTCAATACCCCTATCCTAATGATGTTTGGTGATAAAGATGATGCGGTGCCTTGGCATGAAGGCGTGCAATATTATTTAGCACTGCGCCGTGCCCAAAAAGACGTGATATTTTTACAGTATGAAGGTGAGCCCCATCATTTAAAACAATTTCCTAACCAAGTGGATTTCTCTATTCGCATGATGGAGTACTTTGATCACCACCTAAAAGGAAAACCTGCACCTACGTGGATGCAGCAAGGCGAAGCCTACACACCCGAGTAG
- the radC gene encoding RadC family protein has translation MQITQLPSDQRPREKLLQQGPQALSDAELLAIFFRTGIAGMNAIELAETTLSTHQSLQQLFNASLGDFCQVKGLGEAKYVQLQAVLELSKRFLQESCQRNTVFNSPEHVRHYLSLELKSRQQEVFMVLFLDNQNRLIHQDILFYGTINSASVYPREVVKAVLRHNAAAVIFAHNHPSGVAEPSEADKIITRKLISALALIDVPVLDHLIVADVSVISFAERGLI, from the coding sequence ATGCAAATAACTCAATTACCGTCCGATCAACGTCCTCGGGAGAAATTACTGCAACAAGGCCCTCAAGCTCTGAGTGATGCAGAATTACTGGCTATTTTTTTTCGTACTGGGATTGCAGGAATGAATGCGATTGAATTGGCAGAAACAACATTAAGCACTCACCAAAGTTTACAACAGCTTTTTAATGCTTCGTTAGGGGACTTTTGTCAGGTTAAAGGGTTAGGAGAGGCTAAATATGTTCAACTTCAAGCGGTTTTAGAGTTATCGAAGCGATTTTTACAGGAGTCATGTCAGCGTAATACCGTATTTAATTCACCTGAGCATGTGCGCCATTATTTATCTTTGGAGCTAAAGTCTCGTCAACAAGAAGTGTTCATGGTGTTGTTTCTTGATAATCAAAACAGATTGATTCATCAAGATATTTTATTTTATGGCACCATTAATAGCGCCAGTGTTTATCCTCGAGAGGTTGTAAAAGCTGTGTTACGGCACAATGCTGCAGCGGTTATTTTTGCTCACAATCACCCCTCGGGAGTCGCTGAGCCCAGTGAAGCCGATAAAATTATTACTCGCAAATTAATATCGGCATTAGCATTGATTGATGTACCAGTATTAGATCATCTGATAGTGGCTGATGTGTCAGTTATTTCGTTTGCTGAGCGCGGGTTGATCTAA